The following proteins are co-located in the Phragmites australis chromosome 10, lpPhrAust1.1, whole genome shotgun sequence genome:
- the LOC133883254 gene encoding pectate lyase-like, translated as MAGTVVRSPLSILFYVLATAAAAQAANVTADEEYWAKRAVEAGSYNRGAHVSDPIATMNRFNNDVQKSTAARRSLRRRYKGPCVAANPIDQCWRCRGNWANNRKRLARCAMGFGHKATGGLAGKIYVVTDPSDDFLNMIIPKKGTLRYAVIQDRPLWITFARDMIIQLSQELIVSNDKTIDGRGAQVHITGAQITLQNVNNIIIHDLHIHNSVPHLGGLIRDSKHHFGFRGQSDGDGISVIGSSNIWIDHVSMYNCSDGLIDVIDGSTAITISNGHFTKHDHVMLFGASDDSVKDKIMQITVAFNHFGKGLVQRMPRCRYGFFHVVNNDYTHWLMYAIGGNKNPTIISQGNRFRAVDDRNYKEVTKREYTPYNEYRDWVWKSQDDVFLNGAFFNQSGGQNQRVYDILDFIAAKSGQYVEALTQFAGTLNCRVGKKC; from the exons ATGGCGGGCACCGTCGTGAGGAGCCCCCTGTCCATCCTCTTCTACGTCCTCGCCACCGCCGCGGCAGCGCAGGCGGCCAACGTCACCGCCGATGAGGAGTACTGGGCGAAGCGCGCCGTGGAGGCAGGCTCCTACAACCGCGGCGCCCACGTCAGCGACCCCATCGCCACCATGAACCGCTTCAACAACGACGTGCAGAA GTCCACGGCGGCGCGTCGATCCCTCCGGAGGAGGTACAAGGGCCCGTGCGTGGCGGCCAACCCCATCGACCAGTGCTGGCGGTGCCGCGGCAACTGGGCCAACAACCGCAAGCGGCTGGCGAGGTGTGCCATGGGCTTCGGGCACAAGGCCACGGGCGGGCTCGCCGGCAAGATCTACGTGGTGACCGACCCGAGCGACGACTTCCTGAACATGATCATACCCAAGAAGGGCACGCTCCGGTACGCCGTCATCCAGGACCGGCCGCTGTGGATCACGTTCGCGCGCGACATGATCATCCAGCTCAGCCAGGAGCTCATCGTCAGCAACGACAAGACTATCGACGGCCGCGGTGCGCAGGTGCACATCACCGGCGCGCAGATCACGCTGCAGAACGTGAACAACATCATCATCCACGACCTCCACATCCACAACTCGGTCCCTCACCTCGGCGGCCTCATCCGGGACTCGAAGCACCACTTTGGCTTCCGCGGACAGAGCGACGGCGACGGCATCTCCGTCATCGGCTCCAGCAACATCTGGATCGACCACGTCTCCATGTACAACTGCTCAGACGGGCTCATCGACGTCATCGACGGCTCCACCGCCATCACCATCTCCAATGGCCACTTCACCAAGCACGACCAC GTGATGCTTTTCGGGGCAAGCGACGACAGCGTCAAGGACAAGATCATGCAGATcaccgtcgccttcaaccacttTGGGAAGGGGCTCGTGCAGAGGATGCCAAGGTGCCGGTACGGATTCTTCCACGTGGTGAACAACGACTACACGCACTGGCTGATGTACGCCATCGGCGGCAACAAGAACCCGACCATCATCAGCCAGGGCAACCGGTTCAGGGCCGTCGATGACAGGAACTACAAGGAGGTGACCAAGCGGGAGTACACGCCGTACAACGAGTACAGAGACTGGGTGTGGAAGTCGCAGGACGACGTCTTCCTCAACGGCGCCTTCTTCAACCAGTCGGGCGGCCAGAACCAGCGCGTCTACGACATCCTCGACTTCATCGCGGCGAAGAGCGGCCAGTACGTCGAAGCGCTGACGCAGTTCGCCGGCACGCTCAACTGCCGCGTCGGCAAGAAGTGCTAG